One Caldilineales bacterium DNA window includes the following coding sequences:
- a CDS encoding sulfotransferase: MSLFEAVNRRLTRAFGHSAYTRFLVLTRSRTGSSMLMSFLRSHPQVEVYGEYFSRLDGKPYQDMLAEVFSPHPRPIKAVGFKIFYNQPFDDPDSGLWQALAGLKNLRLIHLTRLNFLRTYVSRKIAEQQDVWSIRGQRSPIDMQAPVFHIEPAELQSAYEKTRAMQSSRLLLFADQQVLELTYEDLVNQPETEFGRVTDFLSLAEHPPKTTLRRQNTRKLSDIITNYAELKDSMIGTELRSFFDD, from the coding sequence GTGAGTCTGTTCGAGGCTGTGAATCGGCGGCTGACGCGGGCATTCGGTCATAGCGCCTATACGCGCTTTTTGGTGCTCACGCGCTCGCGCACCGGCTCGAGCATGTTGATGTCCTTTCTCCGTTCCCATCCTCAGGTAGAGGTTTATGGCGAATACTTCAGCCGGCTGGATGGGAAGCCGTACCAGGACATGCTGGCCGAGGTCTTTTCGCCCCACCCGCGCCCGATCAAGGCGGTTGGCTTCAAGATCTTCTACAATCAGCCTTTCGACGACCCCGATAGCGGACTCTGGCAGGCGCTGGCGGGGCTGAAGAACCTGCGCCTCATCCATCTCACCCGGCTCAATTTTCTCCGCACTTACGTTTCCAGAAAGATAGCCGAACAACAGGATGTATGGTCCATTCGCGGACAACGATCACCGATCGACATGCAAGCGCCTGTGTTTCACATCGAGCCAGCCGAACTTCAATCCGCCTATGAGAAGACGCGCGCCATGCAGTCCAGCCGCCTGCTGCTGTTTGCCGATCAGCAGGTGCTGGAGCTCACGTATGAGGACCTGGTCAATCAGCCCGAGACGGAGTTTGGGAGGGTGACGGATTTCCTCTCTCTGGCCGAACACCCACCAAAGACGACCCTAAGAAGACAAAATACCAGAAAACTCTCTGATATCATCACCAACTATGCTGAACTCAAGGACAGTATGATCGGCACCGAACTCAGATCGTTTTTCGATGATTGA
- a CDS encoding tetratricopeptide repeat protein: MKYFVLIAVIVLALLALLVGRLPGLWRLNRTALQTAGFMAASDLTPGWWLETVPTGSCEAAPSFGLLPASSVFAGRQSRLQGLIDLACGDREQAEAHFQQAVRADYADPTLALLVRLASVTPQAAGSEVLAGPTDWGVAVEQARQAFQQDDNKTAMRLLDGVQAAITEPAQPDRRNLYFWACAIYRSGRRLEASLVACQRLTEVSPESKEAWNSLGLTLLAQRRWQEAEQSFGRAVALDDRWTTGLVNLGRALVAQKRQAEAHPYFEKAVSIVPDEPWANYYLALDALAAGQCQAARTYAQVVAGSDNARLAGEAQKLLDKDLKACK; the protein is encoded by the coding sequence ATGAAATACTTCGTCCTCATCGCCGTCATCGTCCTGGCCCTGCTGGCCCTGTTGGTGGGCCGGCTGCCCGGCCTTTGGCGGCTCAACCGAACGGCCCTGCAGACGGCAGGGTTCATGGCCGCCTCCGACCTTACCCCCGGCTGGTGGCTGGAAACGGTTCCAACCGGCTCCTGTGAAGCGGCCCCCTCCTTCGGGCTTCTGCCAGCCAGCAGCGTCTTTGCCGGCCGCCAGTCACGGCTGCAAGGCCTGATCGATCTGGCCTGCGGCGACCGCGAACAGGCGGAGGCGCATTTTCAACAGGCGGTTCGGGCCGACTATGCCGATCCCACCCTAGCCTTACTTGTGCGTCTTGCCTCGGTCACACCACAGGCGGCGGGGAGCGAGGTGCTGGCCGGGCCAACCGATTGGGGCGTGGCCGTCGAGCAGGCGCGCCAGGCGTTTCAGCAGGACGACAACAAGACCGCCATGCGCCTGCTCGATGGGGTGCAGGCGGCCATCACCGAACCGGCCCAGCCCGACCGCCGTAACCTCTACTTTTGGGCCTGCGCCATCTACCGTAGCGGCAGGCGATTGGAGGCTTCTTTGGTCGCCTGCCAACGCCTGACCGAGGTCTCGCCCGAAAGCAAAGAGGCCTGGAACAGCCTAGGCCTGACGCTGCTGGCGCAACGACGATGGCAGGAGGCCGAGCAGTCGTTCGGGCGGGCCGTGGCGCTGGATGACCGCTGGACGACCGGCCTGGTCAATCTGGGTCGCGCTCTGGTTGCCCAAAAACGGCAGGCTGAAGCGCACCCCTACTTCGAGAAGGCCGTCTCTATCGTTCCTGACGAACCCTGGGCCAACTACTATCTGGCGCTCGATGCCCTGGCCGCGGGACAATGCCAGGCGGCGAGAACCTATGCGCAAGTAGTCGCCGGTTCGGACAACGCCCGCCTGGCGGGTGAAGCGCAAAAACTGCTGGACAAAGACCTGAAGGCGTGTAAGTAG
- a CDS encoding sulfotransferase: MSNRPIAILGFGRSGTTWLSDIVSKTLGGLILFEPLHPQVCDFAAEVCYAPSSLATPNQRLSDHWRRALGGEIRHRWLLRNHLLSPLEDVSASFVDMVWAQCQVIGFKEIRANFMIASLIEQLNARIVFVLRHPCAVLASIRRRRNFWNEFGWERHWAMFRERILQREPEVQDWLRPRLPVIAGATTPLEQQAVMWGVSSLLAAAQLERFGLPVFRYEDFYHQPFETTRRLLAYLGFGSTPIHPAHLFVPSMTTLRTLHGFAPSENDIAARGMRVFWEGLTEAEVQAVLGIARQFDLERWYQDAG; this comes from the coding sequence GTGAGCAATCGCCCCATCGCCATCCTCGGTTTCGGGCGCTCCGGAACCACCTGGCTTTCGGATATCGTTTCCAAGACGCTGGGCGGGTTGATCCTCTTCGAGCCGCTGCACCCGCAGGTGTGTGACTTTGCCGCCGAGGTATGCTACGCCCCCAGCTCGCTCGCGACCCCCAATCAGCGCCTGTCCGACCATTGGCGGCGGGCGCTTGGCGGCGAAATCCGCCATCGCTGGCTGCTGCGCAACCACCTCCTGTCGCCGCTGGAGGATGTCAGCGCCTCGTTCGTGGACATGGTCTGGGCGCAGTGCCAGGTGATCGGGTTCAAGGAAATCCGGGCCAACTTCATGATCGCCTCATTGATCGAGCAGTTGAACGCCCGCATCGTTTTCGTCCTGCGCCATCCCTGCGCGGTGCTGGCCTCCATCCGCCGCCGCCGCAACTTCTGGAACGAGTTCGGGTGGGAGCGCCATTGGGCGATGTTTCGCGAACGCATCCTCCAGCGCGAACCGGAGGTGCAGGACTGGCTGAGGCCGCGCCTGCCGGTCATCGCTGGCGCCACCACGCCCCTGGAACAGCAGGCGGTGATGTGGGGCGTCAGTTCGCTGTTGGCGGCGGCTCAGCTCGAGCGTTTTGGCCTGCCAGTGTTTCGGTATGAGGATTTCTACCACCAGCCGTTCGAGACCACCCGGCGTCTGTTGGCCTATCTGGGGTTCGGCTCGACGCCCATCCACCCCGCTCACCTCTTCGTCCCCTCGATGACCACCCTTCGCACCCTGCATGGCTTCGCGCCGTCGGAAAACGACATCGCCGCGCGTGGCATGAGGGTGTTCTGGGAGGGGCTGACCGAGGCCGAGGTGCAGGCGGTGCTTGGCATTGCCCGGCAGTTCGACCTCGAACGCTGGTATCAGGACGCGGGTTGA
- a CDS encoding glycosyltransferase, with product MPSPLHVRMVDPSFSLFHYDVELSTALQYHVDDFSLWAPIALRDRSYPLPADMPRIHGASLHGLTRGSGRLFGRPVQGYDYFLNEFYAAAGLLFARPKPIIHIQFLSLFGRSSLEARWLDWLKARSSHIVYTVHDVLPPDRHDNAALIAGYARLYHLVDHIIVHTDYQKEQIVDRFGIAAVKVSVVQMGPFFHRLSLPPRAEAAKRLGLDPARPLLLHFGHMRPYKGTEGLIEAAALLRQEHPDLQLLLVGKATAEREQVLRDCIRLRGLEANVHCRFDYLPTSELAFYFAVADAIVLPYLYIDQSGVLLSALGLGIPVVASDVGGMAEIIRGQDLGFVCQPEAPHDLAAQLAFVLSHPAEARQKAERARRYVLTELGWPAIAERTADLYRTLLAA from the coding sequence ATGCCCTCCCCCCTTCACGTCCGCATGGTGGACCCGTCGTTCTCGCTCTTTCATTACGATGTCGAGCTGTCCACGGCGCTCCAATACCATGTCGATGACTTCAGCCTTTGGGCGCCCATTGCCCTCCGCGACCGCAGCTATCCCCTGCCCGCCGACATGCCCCGCATCCACGGCGCCAGCCTGCATGGTCTGACGAGAGGCTCCGGCCGGCTGTTTGGCCGGCCCGTCCAGGGCTACGACTATTTCCTCAACGAGTTTTATGCAGCGGCCGGCCTGCTGTTTGCCCGCCCGAAACCGATCATCCACATTCAATTTCTGTCGCTCTTCGGGCGCAGTTCGCTCGAGGCCCGCTGGTTGGACTGGCTCAAAGCCCGTTCCTCGCACATCGTCTACACCGTGCACGACGTGCTGCCTCCCGACCGCCACGACAACGCCGCCCTCATCGCCGGCTACGCTCGCCTCTATCACCTGGTCGATCACATCATCGTCCATACCGACTATCAGAAAGAGCAGATTGTCGACCGCTTCGGCATCGCCGCCGTCAAAGTCTCGGTGGTGCAGATGGGGCCGTTCTTCCATCGCCTGAGCTTGCCCCCGCGGGCCGAGGCCGCCAAACGGCTGGGGCTGGACCCTGCTCGGCCCCTGCTGCTGCATTTCGGGCACATGCGGCCCTACAAGGGCACCGAGGGCTTGATCGAGGCCGCCGCCCTCCTGCGCCAAGAGCATCCCGACCTGCAATTGCTGCTGGTAGGCAAGGCCACGGCTGAGAGAGAACAGGTCTTGCGCGACTGCATTCGTTTGCGCGGCCTGGAAGCGAATGTGCATTGTCGCTTCGATTACCTTCCCACTTCCGAACTGGCCTTCTACTTTGCTGTGGCCGATGCCATCGTCCTGCCCTACCTCTACATCGATCAGAGCGGCGTCCTGCTCTCGGCCTTGGGGCTGGGCATCCCGGTGGTGGCCAGCGACGTAGGGGGCATGGCCGAGATCATCCGCGGGCAGGATTTGGGCTTCGTCTGTCAGCCTGAAGCGCCCCACGACCTGGCCGCGCAACTGGCGTTCGTGCTCAGCCATCCCGCCGAAGCCAGGCAGAAGGCGGAGCGAGCCAGGCGCTACGTCCTCACCGAGCTTGGCTGGCCGGCCATTGCCGAACGCACGGCCGACCTTTATCGCACGCTGCTCGCTGCTTGA
- a CDS encoding sulfotransferase domain-containing protein — translation MKPMQTLKRAAVNLKGAAEWYLYRRRYDHHAVLLLGLEKSGSTWLRNMFNALPGFHTYLPKHITPLDHSLRPGMFDPYRRRLAVVRLHTVWTPEASEVLRHEQVPYIVQYRDLRDTAVSWYFYVVEVQNRHVLHDKIAAMSLEQGLDWYIDRLLPVRARFIRDWRGHLDPEWGHEVSYEALRRDTVGTFGRLARACLGPGISDQAIAAAVERNSFRRVTGRNPGDEDRKAFVRKGVSGDWRNYFTPAQKDRVKATAGELLIELGYEKDMDW, via the coding sequence ATGAAGCCCATGCAAACCCTGAAGCGGGCGGCCGTGAACCTGAAAGGCGCCGCTGAATGGTATCTTTATCGCCGGCGTTACGACCATCACGCCGTTCTCCTCCTCGGTCTGGAAAAATCCGGCTCCACCTGGCTGCGCAATATGTTCAATGCCTTGCCGGGTTTTCATACCTACCTCCCCAAACATATCACACCGCTGGATCACAGCCTGCGGCCAGGCATGTTCGACCCCTATCGCCGGCGCTTGGCGGTCGTCCGTCTGCATACCGTGTGGACGCCCGAAGCCAGCGAGGTCTTGCGTCACGAACAGGTGCCCTACATCGTTCAGTATCGCGACCTGCGCGACACCGCCGTGAGTTGGTATTTCTATGTCGTCGAAGTGCAGAACAGACACGTCCTTCACGACAAAATCGCGGCCATGTCGTTGGAGCAGGGTTTGGACTGGTACATCGACCGTCTGCTGCCGGTGCGCGCCCGCTTCATTCGCGATTGGCGCGGCCATCTCGACCCTGAATGGGGGCACGAGGTCAGCTATGAGGCCCTTCGCCGTGATACCGTGGGTACGTTTGGCCGCCTGGCGCGCGCCTGCCTGGGGCCTGGCATCTCCGATCAGGCAATCGCCGCCGCCGTCGAACGGAACAGCTTCCGCCGCGTCACCGGCCGCAACCCTGGCGACGAGGACCGCAAAGCCTTCGTGCGCAAGGGCGTCAGCGGTGACTGGCGCAACTACTTCACGCCGGCGCAGAAGGATCGCGTCAAAGCCACCGCCGGCGAACTTCTGATCGAGCTGGGCTACGAGAAGGACATGGACTGGTAG
- a CDS encoding glycosyltransferase family 4 protein yields the protein MAPSETTNAPLRIVHINLTDSQGGAAIAARRLHLALRRAGHDSRMLVWRKYTDDPFVEIFEKGAFRRGLSQVVGRKLDEFGLQYLFHPASMRLPEHPWLREADIVNLHLGHGGYLSTRALPRLSRRAPLVWTMHDLWAVSGHCAFAAADDCNRWLTGCGNCPRLDDSPAVRTDLTATMWRLKARTYARSRLVTVCPSDWLAGKMRQSPLLNRFPIHTIANGLDLDLFRPVARPVAREALGLPRDRKIIMFGAASLADPRKGARYLRQALASLPEHVQRNSTLLLVGGKAGEITDALHDIPVIEMGKVDNETLMALCYAAADVFVMASLAENLPNSLVESLACGTPCVCFDVGGCPEIIEHLQTGYLARPQAADDLAHGIDLVLSDDALRHRMGAQAPERVRQSFEASRVAGQYLDLYRQTRLSPRRSASSSPLAIANA from the coding sequence ATGGCGCCATCCGAGACGACGAATGCACCGCTTCGCATCGTCCACATCAACCTCACCGATTCGCAGGGCGGGGCCGCCATCGCCGCCCGGCGGCTGCATCTGGCCCTGCGTCGCGCCGGCCACGATTCGCGCATGCTGGTCTGGCGCAAATACACCGACGATCCCTTCGTCGAGATCTTCGAAAAGGGCGCTTTCCGCCGCGGCCTGAGCCAGGTGGTGGGCCGCAAGCTGGACGAGTTCGGCCTGCAATATCTGTTCCACCCGGCCTCGATGCGTCTACCGGAGCATCCCTGGCTGCGGGAGGCCGACATCGTCAACCTCCATCTCGGCCACGGCGGCTACCTTTCCACCCGCGCCCTGCCCAGGCTCAGCCGTAGGGCGCCGTTGGTATGGACGATGCACGACCTCTGGGCCGTCAGCGGCCACTGCGCCTTCGCCGCCGCCGATGACTGCAACCGCTGGCTGACCGGCTGCGGCAATTGTCCCCGCCTGGATGACTCGCCCGCAGTTCGCACCGACCTCACTGCCACCATGTGGCGTCTGAAAGCGCGCACCTATGCTCGCTCGCGCCTGGTGACGGTGTGCCCGTCGGACTGGCTGGCCGGCAAGATGCGGCAAAGCCCCTTGCTCAACCGCTTCCCCATCCACACCATTGCCAACGGGCTTGACCTCGATCTCTTTCGGCCTGTGGCCAGGCCGGTGGCGCGCGAGGCGCTGGGCCTGCCCCGCGACCGTAAGATCATCATGTTTGGGGCGGCGTCGCTGGCCGATCCGCGCAAGGGCGCCCGCTATCTGCGCCAGGCCCTGGCTTCGTTGCCTGAGCACGTGCAGCGCAACTCGACCTTGCTTCTGGTCGGCGGCAAAGCCGGTGAGATCACCGACGCCTTGCATGACATCCCTGTGATCGAGATGGGAAAAGTCGACAACGAGACCTTGATGGCGCTGTGCTATGCCGCCGCCGATGTCTTTGTCATGGCCTCGCTGGCCGAAAATCTGCCGAACTCATTGGTCGAGAGCCTGGCCTGTGGCACGCCCTGCGTCTGTTTCGATGTCGGCGGCTGCCCCGAGATCATCGAACACCTCCAGACTGGCTACCTGGCCCGGCCGCAGGCGGCCGATGATCTGGCCCACGGCATCGATCTGGTGCTGAGCGATGATGCCTTGCGCCATCGGATGGGCGCACAGGCGCCAGAAAGGGTGCGACAGTCGTTCGAGGCCAGCCGGGTCGCCGGACAGTATCTCGACCTTTACCGTCAGACGCGCCTCTCCCCCCGCAGGTCGGCGTCTTCGTCTCCTCTTGCAATTGCCAATGCTTAG
- a CDS encoding ChbG/HpnK family deacetylase, with protein sequence MPHLIITADDYGLHPAVNTAIEECLAAGTVRSTCVMTNMPDATGACDLRDRFPYASLGIHWTLTLGKPVLPPAEIGSLVNSDGEFLSIGEFRNRWMRGQIRRAEIQRELYAQYTRFSALAGSPDYWNTHQNIHVFPVLFQTVATIGQSLEIPAMRCYRRITIPVRISTTQHQLRHPLYWLKGLIIARWSEAVEAHGTRMPAGTLEMPGATDGKGELEQVVRRPKFSQLTRPVELVIHPATMADGAVFGRLTTSRIKEYQIFRESSLVDRLAQAGVIVRGFEVL encoded by the coding sequence ATGCCACATCTGATAATCACTGCCGATGATTACGGGCTTCATCCGGCCGTAAATACAGCAATAGAAGAATGTCTAGCAGCTGGAACGGTACGCTCTACATGTGTCATGACCAATATGCCAGATGCCACAGGAGCATGCGATTTGCGAGATCGTTTTCCGTATGCTTCATTAGGTATTCACTGGACGCTTACACTTGGAAAACCTGTATTGCCACCAGCAGAAATTGGTAGTCTGGTAAACAGTGATGGCGAGTTTCTTTCTATTGGCGAGTTTCGTAATCGGTGGATGCGTGGACAGATTCGACGTGCCGAGATTCAGAGAGAGCTGTATGCGCAATATACACGTTTTTCGGCACTGGCTGGCTCTCCTGACTACTGGAATACACACCAGAATATCCACGTATTTCCCGTTCTGTTTCAGACTGTTGCAACAATAGGACAGTCCCTGGAAATCCCTGCTATGCGTTGCTATCGCCGGATCACCATACCGGTACGCATCTCTACAACACAGCACCAGTTACGTCATCCTCTCTACTGGCTCAAGGGTCTGATCATCGCCAGATGGTCTGAAGCTGTTGAAGCGCACGGGACCCGTATGCCAGCAGGCACGCTAGAAATGCCTGGTGCAACTGATGGTAAGGGAGAGTTAGAGCAGGTAGTACGCAGACCAAAATTCAGCCAATTGACTCGTCCAGTAGAACTGGTGATCCATCCGGCGACCATGGCTGATGGCGCGGTCTTCGGGCGCTTGACCACATCGCGCATAAAAGAGTATCAGATATTTCGTGAATCGTCCTTGGTAGACAGGCTAGCCCAAGCTGGGGTGATAGTTCGAGGGTTTGAGGTTTTGTGA
- a CDS encoding sulfotransferase domain-containing protein encodes MLRARAKWLLYHRRYRQNIVFIAALPKSGSTWLRDMFCGIPGFYGFQPHHVTPTDYNLQADTFRAYDRNLAVLHLHTYWSAQNEQMLKQSGLRYVIIYRDLRDAVVSWYFFITKNRSNHYLREAVASLSVEQGIHYYIDHFLASEVQWIRDWRTHRDPAMSVEITYERLRADTLGVFGAACRFVLGEVPAPLIEQAVARNAFEQVSGRKPGQEDASSFARKGISGDWRNHFTPEHKARFKELAGDLLIDLGYETDHNW; translated from the coding sequence ATGCTCCGGGCTCGGGCCAAGTGGCTGCTCTACCATCGCCGCTATCGCCAAAACATCGTCTTCATCGCCGCCTTGCCCAAATCAGGGTCGACCTGGCTGCGCGACATGTTCTGTGGCATCCCCGGCTTCTACGGCTTCCAACCGCACCATGTCACCCCGACCGATTACAACCTGCAAGCGGATACGTTTCGCGCTTATGACCGCAACCTGGCCGTGTTGCATCTCCACACCTACTGGTCGGCGCAGAACGAACAGATGCTGAAGCAATCGGGCTTGCGCTATGTGATCATCTATCGCGACCTGCGCGATGCCGTTGTCAGCTGGTATTTCTTCATCACCAAGAATCGGTCCAACCACTACCTGCGCGAGGCCGTGGCGTCGCTTTCGGTCGAGCAGGGCATCCACTACTACATCGATCACTTCCTGGCCTCGGAAGTGCAGTGGATCCGCGATTGGCGCACCCATCGCGACCCGGCCATGAGCGTGGAAATCACTTATGAGCGCCTGCGGGCGGACACCCTGGGCGTTTTTGGGGCGGCATGTCGTTTCGTTCTTGGCGAGGTGCCGGCGCCGCTGATCGAACAGGCCGTAGCTCGCAACGCCTTCGAGCAGGTGAGCGGACGCAAACCGGGTCAAGAAGACGCCTCATCCTTCGCCCGCAAAGGCATTTCGGGCGATTGGCGCAACCATTTCACCCCCGAACACAAGGCCCGGTTCAAGGAACTGGCCGGAGACCTGCTGATCGATCTGGGATACGAGACCGACCATAACTGGTAA
- a CDS encoding sulfotransferase: MRDILIYTVHKAASMFLHKLTLNITKELGIAFYSPNAVGTVGYGDEIKRRSWKAFIEDESRSGCFGPIRAGEAEPIFPDDIGSYAVILHLRDPRDALTSAYFSSTYSHTRSERSFNPSDDLRRQWEEQGVDAFVLERAPKLSQRYAELCATLLGRPNVVFVRYEDMVADYHTWLGRYLSAFSQISAEKKAGLGLLRKSKDPLERMQETFYEKFKDDFLVEEEDVFRHKRQITPGDYQRKLSQETVAQLNREFGAVLGQLGYGALTTDH, translated from the coding sequence ATGAGAGATATCTTGATCTACACCGTGCACAAAGCGGCGTCGATGTTTCTGCACAAACTGACGCTCAACATCACCAAAGAGTTAGGGATAGCGTTTTATTCGCCAAACGCAGTGGGAACAGTCGGCTACGGCGATGAAATCAAGCGCCGGTCATGGAAAGCCTTCATCGAAGATGAGTCCAGAAGCGGCTGTTTTGGGCCGATTCGCGCCGGCGAGGCGGAGCCGATCTTCCCTGACGACATCGGTTCCTACGCGGTCATCCTGCACCTGCGCGACCCCAGGGATGCTCTGACCTCGGCCTACTTCTCTTCCACCTACAGCCACACCCGCTCGGAGAGGAGTTTCAATCCCAGCGACGATCTGCGGCGGCAATGGGAAGAACAGGGCGTCGATGCCTTCGTGCTCGAACGAGCGCCCAAGCTCAGCCAGCGCTATGCGGAATTGTGCGCCACCTTGCTGGGCCGCCCAAACGTGGTTTTTGTCCGCTACGAAGACATGGTCGCTGACTACCACACCTGGCTGGGCCGTTATCTCTCTGCCTTCAGCCAAATCTCCGCCGAAAAGAAAGCGGGGCTGGGCCTGTTGCGAAAGTCGAAGGACCCGCTGGAGCGGATGCAGGAGACATTCTATGAGAAGTTCAAGGATGACTTCCTGGTTGAAGAAGAGGATGTCTTCCGGCACAAGCGCCAGATCACACCCGGCGACTACCAACGCAAACTGAGCCAGGAAACAGTCGCACAACTCAACCGGGAATTTGGCGCGGTGTTGGGTCAGTTGGGGTATGGTGCACTGACCACTGACCACTGA
- a CDS encoding O-antigen ligase family protein → MLSYRLRPGAKPLRFILADAITPLNALYFYLGTVAFYSLWLFAVVTNFGYGFLGVYARPVTLGVSLLLAVSLAHTLTQRRHLGDASTGRLGLGIFFALVAVGLFTGLLRGVFGQNFYLPDYQQGMLILFFVTMGVVYAVPSQKVGARLVRAIAYFLTMMAFFELMSVVAKLMGAGEVNFQLLEFQYVIPFASVYWLVRYLTEPGKVLRNGIILGVAILGVISRLQKPVVVPLFFTLLLTGLVLLIVFFFHRRLSGASILGRALLLIAMIVAAVAFLELITPSSFLREYVLIFYDRFLKVNPTTGASEGRIDGGRLEYYGLAWNLIRENPLFGLGIGAAFPHPYLSGRYSYPHSIILDFLLSYGLVGVIALFSSIIFLTSYLLRNLRFHEFRIEKAALCGYLMYAFLVSLVSYYWGHLPLVHATAICLGIALKLATLDRRAGVGPVSRRSLAASRRGQ, encoded by the coding sequence ATGCTTAGCTATCGTCTGCGACCGGGCGCCAAACCGTTGCGATTCATCCTCGCTGACGCCATTACGCCCCTCAACGCTCTCTATTTCTATCTGGGAACAGTGGCGTTCTACAGCCTGTGGCTGTTTGCCGTAGTCACGAATTTTGGCTATGGCTTTCTCGGTGTCTACGCACGTCCGGTCACGTTGGGGGTGTCTTTGCTGCTGGCAGTTTCGCTGGCCCACACCCTCACACAGCGACGGCATCTGGGCGATGCATCCACCGGGCGCCTGGGTCTCGGCATCTTCTTCGCCTTGGTGGCGGTGGGCCTGTTCACCGGCTTGTTGCGGGGTGTGTTTGGTCAAAATTTCTATCTACCGGACTATCAGCAAGGGATGCTCATCCTCTTCTTCGTGACCATGGGTGTCGTCTATGCCGTTCCCAGCCAGAAAGTTGGCGCTCGCCTGGTCAGAGCCATCGCCTATTTCTTGACGATGATGGCATTTTTCGAACTGATGAGTGTGGTTGCCAAACTGATGGGAGCGGGTGAAGTCAATTTTCAGTTACTCGAGTTCCAATATGTGATACCATTTGCCTCTGTCTACTGGCTGGTCAGGTATTTGACCGAACCAGGAAAGGTGCTGAGGAATGGCATCATTCTGGGCGTTGCCATTCTGGGCGTAATCAGCCGACTTCAGAAACCGGTGGTGGTGCCTTTGTTCTTCACGCTTCTGCTCACCGGGCTGGTCCTCCTGATCGTTTTCTTCTTTCATCGCCGGCTATCAGGCGCCAGCATCCTCGGGCGGGCCTTGTTGCTGATCGCCATGATTGTGGCAGCAGTCGCCTTTCTCGAACTCATCACACCCTCGAGCTTTCTCAGGGAGTATGTGCTCATCTTCTACGATCGTTTCCTGAAGGTCAATCCCACCACCGGCGCTTCCGAGGGCCGCATCGACGGCGGGCGGCTTGAGTATTATGGGCTGGCCTGGAATCTGATCAGGGAGAATCCGCTCTTTGGTTTGGGCATCGGCGCCGCCTTTCCGCATCCGTACCTCAGCGGCAGATATTCCTATCCTCACAGCATCATCCTTGATTTTCTGCTCAGCTATGGCCTTGTTGGCGTGATCGCCCTGTTCTCAAGCATCATTTTCCTGACGAGCTATCTCTTGCGCAATTTGCGATTCCATGAGTTCAGGATCGAAAAGGCGGCCCTATGCGGCTACTTGATGTATGCCTTCCTGGTCAGTTTGGTAAGCTACTATTGGGGGCATCTGCCGCTCGTCCATGCTACCGCCATCTGTTTGGGGATTGCCCTCAAGTTGGCGACCTTGGATCGTCGGGCCGGCGTCGGGCCGGTCAGTCGGCGAAGTCTGGCGGCTTCGAGGCGCGGCCAGTAG
- a CDS encoding glycosyltransferase encodes MPKVSIVTPSYNQAGFIEETIQSILGQNYPDIEYIIVDGASTDGSPEIIRKYESQLAWWVSEPDKGQSDAINKGFAHATGDILTWVCSDDTLLPGAVSTIVDLFARHPDAGMIYGDALLTDPAGEKIGVCLGKPYSLRTLTIYATVPQPASFFSRAAWEQFGPLDSKIHFAMDRDLFLRMAGRTPIYYEPALLATMREHPESKSVRDRSPTRLSEIAILDNYFRRPDTPAEALAARPTFYGRQYYYLGLIYLQQGQYDKAEAALRQSIQWQPRHRRRLIASALLLSARRRSTWLAYAYPALMGKLVTLRLRLQGRGIGNR; translated from the coding sequence GTGCCAAAAGTCTCTATCGTCACCCCCTCCTACAACCAGGCCGGTTTCATCGAGGAAACCATCCAATCGATTCTGGGCCAGAACTACCCCGACATCGAATACATCATCGTCGACGGGGCCTCGACCGATGGCAGCCCGGAGATCATCCGCAAATACGAATCGCAGCTGGCCTGGTGGGTGAGCGAGCCGGACAAAGGCCAATCGGATGCGATCAACAAGGGTTTTGCCCACGCCACCGGCGACATCCTGACCTGGGTCTGTTCGGACGACACCCTCTTGCCGGGCGCCGTCTCGACCATCGTCGATCTCTTTGCCCGACACCCCGATGCCGGCATGATCTACGGCGACGCCTTGCTTACCGACCCGGCGGGGGAGAAGATCGGCGTTTGCCTGGGCAAACCCTACAGTCTGCGCACCCTGACCATCTATGCCACGGTGCCACAGCCGGCCAGCTTCTTCAGCCGGGCCGCCTGGGAACAGTTCGGCCCGCTCGACAGCAAGATCCATTTCGCCATGGATCGCGATCTCTTTCTGCGCATGGCCGGGCGCACCCCGATCTACTACGAGCCAGCCCTGCTGGCCACCATGCGCGAGCACCCCGAATCGAAATCGGTGCGCGACCGCAGCCCCACCCGCCTGAGCGAGATCGCCATCCTCGACAATTACTTCCGACGCCCCGACACACCCGCCGAGGCGCTGGCTGCTCGACCGACCTTCTACGGCCGCCAGTACTACTATTTGGGCCTGATCTATCTCCAGCAAGGCCAGTACGACAAGGCCGAAGCCGCCCTGCGGCAATCGATCCAGTGGCAGCCGCGCCATCGCCGTCGCCTGATCGCCTCCGCCCTTCTCCTTTCGGCCAGACGCCGCTCCACCTGGCTTGCCTACGCCTACCCGGCCCTCATGGGCAAACTGGTGACCCTTCGTCTTCGTCTGCAAGGAAGAGGAATCGGTAATCGGTAA